One Campylobacter concisus DNA segment encodes these proteins:
- the pgsA gene encoding CDP-diacylglycerol--glycerol-3-phosphate 3-phosphatidyltransferase produces MSLNLPNSLAFFRILLAPLMFFMLVNAPGIFTQIHISWINYFAALIFVIASVTDFFDGYIARSWDQKTKLGAILDPLADKMLILAAFLGLMMLGRASAWAVYLILVREFFITGFRVVMASDGVEVAASMAGKVKTVSQMFAVGFLLMSWPGGELLLWIAVALTLYSGFEYIFAYVKAIKKS; encoded by the coding sequence GTGAGTTTAAATTTACCAAATTCTTTAGCGTTTTTTAGGATACTGTTGGCTCCGCTTATGTTTTTTATGCTCGTAAATGCGCCAGGAATTTTTACGCAAATTCACATAAGTTGGATAAACTACTTCGCAGCTCTTATCTTTGTGATCGCCTCAGTGACTGACTTTTTTGACGGCTACATCGCAAGAAGCTGGGATCAAAAAACTAAACTTGGAGCGATCCTTGATCCACTGGCAGACAAGATGCTGATACTTGCGGCATTTTTAGGCCTTATGATGCTTGGAAGGGCTAGCGCTTGGGCTGTTTATCTCATCTTGGTGAGGGAATTTTTCATAACTGGCTTTCGTGTCGTTATGGCAAGTGATGGCGTAGAGGTCGCGGCCTCGATGGCAGGCAAAGTAAAAACAGTCTCACAGATGTTTGCGGTTGGATTTTTACTGATGAGCTGGCCTGGTGGCGAACTTTTGCTCTGGATAGCTGTTGCGCTCACGCTTTATTCTGGGTTTGAGTACATTTTTGCCTACGTAAAAGCGATAAAAAAGAGCTAA
- the rseP gene encoding RIP metalloprotease RseP — MKGILFTLVLLCLGLYAYSFYFLVTVLAISFLIFFHELGHFLAARTLGVKINTFSIGFGEKIYTKSVGGTDYCLSAIPLGGYVQLKGQDDTDPKAKNYDRDSYNVLSPLKRIYILFAGPFFNFILAFFIYILLGFIGVERLAPSVGHIADGSAAASAGLMKNDKILAINGVKINEWDEISKNVKLEPSTILIDRNGSQMTINLTPKIGETINLFNEKVQRPLIGISPNGEVIKIYHTGLAGINFAFSETIEASKLIFKSFTKLVSGTVPLKEVGGIVQIADVTSKAAKISLGVLLTIVALISVNLGVLNLFPIPALDGGHILFNLYELIFRREVNERVLTTLTYCGWALLLGIMVLATFNDIMRLSGGL; from the coding sequence TTGAAAGGTATTCTCTTCACGCTAGTCCTACTTTGTCTTGGGCTTTATGCATATTCGTTTTATTTTTTAGTGACTGTTTTAGCCATTAGTTTTCTTATATTTTTTCACGAGCTTGGCCACTTTTTGGCAGCAAGAACGCTTGGCGTAAAGATAAACACCTTTAGCATCGGCTTTGGCGAGAAAATTTACACCAAAAGCGTTGGCGGCACCGACTACTGCCTAAGCGCGATCCCACTTGGTGGATACGTGCAGCTAAAAGGTCAAGACGACACCGACCCAAAGGCCAAAAACTACGACCGTGATAGCTACAACGTGCTAAGCCCACTAAAGCGAATTTATATCCTTTTTGCAGGACCATTTTTTAACTTTATCTTGGCCTTTTTTATCTACATTTTGCTTGGATTTATCGGTGTTGAGAGACTTGCGCCAAGCGTTGGACACATAGCTGACGGCTCGGCGGCTGCCAGCGCTGGACTTATGAAAAACGATAAAATTTTAGCCATAAACGGCGTAAAGATAAACGAGTGGGATGAGATCAGTAAAAATGTAAAATTAGAGCCAAGCACCATTTTGATAGATCGCAACGGCTCGCAAATGACTATAAATTTAACACCAAAGATAGGCGAGACGATAAATCTATTTAATGAAAAGGTACAGCGCCCACTGATCGGAATTTCTCCAAATGGAGAAGTGATAAAAATTTACCACACTGGTCTTGCAGGCATAAATTTTGCCTTTAGTGAGACGATCGAGGCATCAAAACTAATCTTTAAAAGCTTTACCAAACTAGTAAGTGGAACTGTACCACTAAAAGAGGTCGGTGGTATCGTGCAGATCGCTGATGTCACTTCAAAAGCTGCAAAAATAAGTCTTGGCGTACTTTTGACGATCGTCGCTTTAATCTCAGTAAATTTAGGCGTTTTAAATTTATTCCCCATCCCAGCGCTTGACGGCGGACACATACTTTTTAACTTATATGAGCTAATTTTTAGACGCGAGGTAAATGAGCGAGTGCTCACGACGCTTACCTACTGCGGCTGGGCATTACTGCTTGGTATAATGGTACTTGCAACCTTTAATGATATTATGAGATTAAGTGGAGGTTTATGA
- a CDS encoding YggS family pyridoxal phosphate-dependent enzyme yields the protein MMIVLKELLEKIENLSKDVTLIAVSKNVTCTEVRELYAQGQRNFGENRVQELAKKELELQNFTDIKWHMIGRLQNNKINQMISLKPTLWQSCDSFERAVEVDKRLSYKLDTLLQINSADEDTKQGVSVVNAAEIYERIQSECKNINLKGVMSIGAHVDEPKEIQKSFELTYKIFDSLKPKGATICSMGMSSDFELAIKCGSNMIRLGTMLYL from the coding sequence ATGATGATAGTTTTAAAAGAGCTGCTTGAAAAGATAGAAAATTTAAGCAAAGATGTGACGCTCATCGCCGTTAGCAAAAATGTGACATGCACTGAAGTAAGAGAGCTTTACGCGCAAGGGCAAAGAAATTTTGGCGAAAATAGAGTCCAAGAGCTAGCCAAAAAAGAGCTAGAACTACAAAATTTTACTGATATAAAATGGCATATGATCGGCCGCTTGCAAAATAACAAAATAAATCAAATGATAAGCCTAAAGCCCACACTTTGGCAAAGCTGTGATAGCTTTGAAAGGGCCGTAGAGGTCGATAAAAGGCTTAGCTATAAGCTAGACACCTTGCTTCAAATAAACTCGGCTGATGAAGATACAAAGCAAGGCGTAAGCGTAGTAAATGCGGCAGAAATTTATGAGCGCATCCAAAGCGAGTGTAAAAATATCAATCTAAAAGGCGTGATGAGTATCGGAGCGCATGTGGATGAGCCAAAAGAGATTCAAAAAAGCTTTGAGCTAACATATAAAATTTTTGATAGCCTAAAGCCAAAAGGCGCAACTATCTGCTCGATGGGCATGAGTAGTGACTTCGAGCTAGCGATAAAATGTGGCTCAAATATGATCCGCCTTGGCACTATGCTTTATCTGTAA
- a CDS encoding ComF family protein — protein sequence MFCAFCKSFTLNTFCKICSQILSEPSPIVRELEGFKIYSFYGYSEIKELIHSKHQMHGYLIYKNLAKFAFNKFAKSFSFPEKVYALPIDDRVHFGYSHTAILANALRAKNLKPIFHALHATSKISYSGKDLQFRQNNPRNFKILKKITAPVILVDDIVTTGTTILEARNTLEKAGVKVLFALVLADAKY from the coding sequence ATGTTTTGTGCGTTTTGCAAGAGCTTTACGCTAAATACATTTTGTAAAATTTGCTCACAAATTTTAAGCGAGCCAAGCCCGATAGTAAGAGAACTAGAGGGCTTTAAAATTTATAGCTTTTACGGCTACTCTGAAATAAAAGAACTCATCCACTCCAAGCACCAAATGCACGGATATCTTATATATAAAAACTTAGCCAAATTTGCATTTAATAAATTTGCTAAAAGCTTTAGCTTTCCGGAGAAAGTCTATGCTCTGCCTATAGATGATAGAGTTCATTTTGGCTACTCACACACGGCTATTTTGGCAAATGCACTAAGGGCTAAAAATCTAAAGCCCATATTTCATGCACTGCATGCAACCAGTAAGATCAGCTATAGTGGTAAGGATTTACAATTTAGACAAAATAACCCAAGAAATTTTAAAATCCTAAAAAAGATCACTGCGCCAGTTATTTTAGTAGATGACATTGTAACCACTGGCACTACGATACTTGAAGCTAGAAATACTCTAGAAAAAGCTGGCGTAAAAGTACTTTTTGCTCTAGTTTTAGCTGACGCTAAATATTAG
- a CDS encoding YajG family lipoprotein, producing MNKFKFLTIFGLFVLLLTGCAPSQSVVAFDPYKTAASQQNSGFEAYISAVHDNRKNKSTIATITDGKGTVKEYVVLQNDLATYFSDSLKKELMARGANVNGMGGVVVEIFINEFEANMSGYGTDNTKGNIKITLKIQKGDQSIVKNISNNQTKFELIPTGGAFKSFLTEIINDAIKRTAIAILNS from the coding sequence ATGAATAAATTTAAATTTTTGACTATTTTTGGACTTTTTGTTTTGCTTTTAACCGGTTGTGCACCAAGTCAAAGTGTTGTCGCATTTGATCCGTATAAGACTGCTGCGAGCCAGCAAAATAGCGGCTTTGAAGCTTATATAAGCGCAGTGCATGACAACCGCAAAAACAAAAGTACCATTGCTACGATCACTGATGGCAAAGGTACTGTAAAAGAATATGTTGTGCTTCAAAACGATCTTGCTACTTATTTTAGCGATTCGCTCAAAAAAGAGCTTATGGCGCGCGGTGCAAATGTAAATGGCATGGGTGGAGTCGTGGTTGAAATTTTTATCAACGAGTTTGAAGCAAATATGAGTGGATACGGTACTGATAATACAAAAGGTAATATTAAGATTACACTTAAGATCCAAAAAGGCGATCAAAGTATCGTTAAAAATATTTCAAATAATCAAACCAAATTTGAGTTAATTCCCACAGGTGGGGCATTTAAATCATTTTTGACTGAAATAATAAATGACGCTATCAAACGCACTGCAATTGCTATCTTAAATAGCTAA
- a CDS encoding 2-hydroxymuconate tautomerase family protein, producing MPFVKICVTKEGDSPSVEQKEKMISGVTKLISEILGRNAQNTVVIIDEIDTNNYGIAGESVKNLRKKQNEQKEVKC from the coding sequence ATGCCGTTTGTGAAAATTTGTGTGACAAAAGAGGGCGATAGTCCGAGTGTAGAGCAAAAAGAGAAGATGATAAGTGGAGTTACAAAGCTAATAAGCGAAATTTTAGGAAGAAATGCTCAAAATACTGTTGTTATCATTGATGAGATAGACACTAATAATTACGGCATAGCAGGAGAGAGTGTGAAAAATCTTCGTAAAAAACAAAACGAGCAAAAGGAAGTGAAATGCTAA
- the lepA gene encoding translation elongation factor 4 yields MKNIRNFSIIAHIDHGKSTLADRLIQECGAVSDREMSSQIMDTMDIEKERGITIKAQSVRLNYMLNGENFVLNLIDTPGHVDFSYEVSRSLASCEGALLVVDASQGVEAQTIANVYIALENNLEIIPVINKIDLPAADPARVKDEIEHIIGLDCSGAIEVSAKSGIGIKELLEAIITRIPAPNGDASKPTKALIYDSWFDNYLGALALVRVYDGEISKNDEILVMGTGKKHIVLDLMYPNPIAPIKTKSLSAGEVGIVVLGLKNVSDVQVGDTITQARNPLKEPVGGFERAKPFVFAGLYPIETDKFEDLRDALDKLKLNDSSISYEPETSVALGFGFRVGFLGLLHMEVVKERLEREFDLDLIATAPTVTYEVIQTDGLNLKIQNPSQLPPVNKIDSILEPYVKATIITPSEFLGNIITLLNNRRGIQTKMDYITTDRVLLEYDIPMNEIVMDFYDKLKSSTKGYASFDYEPSDYRVGDLVKLDVKVAGETVDALSIIVPESKAQTKGRDFVKAMKEIVPRQLFEVAIQASIGNKIIARETVKSMGKNVTAKCYGGDITRKRKLLEKQKEGKKRMKAIGKVNLPQEAFLSVLKID; encoded by the coding sequence ATGAAAAACATCAGAAATTTTAGCATCATCGCTCATATCGATCACGGCAAAAGTACGCTCGCAGACCGCCTGATCCAGGAGTGCGGCGCCGTGAGCGACCGCGAGATGAGCTCACAGATCATGGACACGATGGATATCGAAAAAGAGCGCGGCATCACGATAAAAGCTCAGTCTGTTCGCCTAAACTACATGTTAAATGGTGAAAATTTTGTTCTAAATTTGATAGACACTCCGGGCCACGTAGACTTTAGCTACGAGGTGAGCCGATCTTTAGCCAGCTGTGAGGGCGCACTGCTAGTCGTGGACGCTTCTCAGGGCGTGGAGGCGCAAACCATCGCAAACGTCTATATCGCGCTAGAAAACAACTTAGAGATCATTCCAGTGATAAACAAAATCGACCTACCAGCGGCTGATCCTGCTAGAGTAAAAGACGAGATCGAGCACATCATAGGACTTGACTGCTCAGGGGCGATTGAAGTGAGTGCAAAAAGCGGTATCGGCATAAAAGAACTGCTTGAAGCAATCATCACGAGAATTCCAGCACCAAATGGCGACGCAAGCAAGCCAACAAAGGCGCTTATTTATGATAGCTGGTTTGACAACTATCTTGGCGCGCTTGCACTTGTGCGTGTTTATGATGGTGAAATTTCAAAAAATGATGAAATTTTAGTTATGGGCACAGGCAAAAAACACATCGTGCTAGATCTCATGTATCCAAATCCTATCGCTCCTATAAAGACAAAGAGTCTTTCTGCTGGCGAAGTAGGCATCGTTGTACTCGGACTTAAAAATGTTAGTGACGTCCAGGTGGGCGATACGATTACGCAGGCTAGAAATCCATTAAAAGAGCCAGTAGGTGGCTTTGAGAGGGCTAAGCCATTTGTTTTTGCGGGGCTTTATCCTATTGAAACTGATAAATTTGAAGATCTGCGTGACGCGCTGGATAAGCTAAAGCTAAATGACAGCTCCATAAGCTACGAGCCAGAGACCTCGGTCGCGCTTGGGTTTGGCTTTAGGGTTGGCTTTTTAGGTCTTCTTCACATGGAGGTCGTCAAAGAGAGGCTGGAGCGTGAGTTTGACCTTGATCTCATCGCCACAGCGCCAACTGTGACTTATGAAGTCATCCAAACTGATGGGCTAAATTTAAAAATTCAAAACCCAAGCCAGTTGCCGCCTGTAAATAAAATAGACTCTATCCTTGAGCCATATGTGAAAGCGACTATCATCACGCCAAGCGAATTTTTGGGCAACATCATCACGCTTTTAAACAACCGCCGTGGTATACAAACAAAGATGGACTACATCACGACTGACCGCGTTTTGCTTGAGTATGACATACCGATGAACGAGATCGTGATGGACTTTTACGACAAACTAAAATCAAGCACAAAAGGCTACGCGAGCTTTGACTATGAGCCGAGCGACTACCGCGTGGGCGATCTAGTAAAGCTTGATGTCAAAGTGGCTGGCGAGACGGTCGATGCACTCTCTATCATTGTACCTGAGAGCAAGGCGCAGACAAAGGGCAGGGACTTTGTAAAGGCGATGAAAGAGATCGTGCCGCGTCAGCTCTTTGAAGTGGCGATACAAGCTAGCATCGGTAATAAAATAATCGCTCGTGAGACCGTGAAATCAATGGGTAAAAATGTCACAGCCAAGTGCTATGGTGGCGACATCACTCGTAAGAGGAAGTTGCTTGAGAAGCAAAAAGAGGGTAAGAAACGGATGAAGGCGATAGGTAAGGTGAATTTGCCACAGGAGGCATTCCTATCGGTATTAAAAATAGACTAA
- a CDS encoding cation diffusion facilitator family transporter: protein MHNKSVLRNSFLLIFAFMVVEAIFGFLSNSLALIGDAFHMLSDAAALFFSLMAFKISEKRANLKKTFGYKRVEIIAAFVNASALIALGIFVIIEAVVRLFSEPQIEAKTMLAISILGLIINLIVAIYMHKSSDIKENLNIKGAYLHVLGDTLGSVGAIIAALVIMKFGLTQADSIASIFVSILIIKSGFGLLKDSFNILIEAVPVDLNTDEILAIIKGVDGVRQVHDLHIWAISAGSNALIAHVVVDDALSVDEISKMIKQIEHELSHVSIGHVTLQFESKAIGHKDELICEIKGKEEHGHFGHKH from the coding sequence ATGCACAACAAGAGCGTTCTTAGAAATTCGTTTTTACTTATTTTTGCGTTTATGGTGGTCGAGGCTATCTTTGGCTTTCTCTCAAACTCGCTTGCGCTCATCGGCGACGCCTTTCACATGCTCTCAGACGCAGCCGCACTATTTTTTTCGCTCATGGCGTTTAAAATTTCAGAAAAAAGAGCAAATTTAAAAAAGACCTTTGGCTATAAAAGAGTTGAGATCATCGCTGCTTTTGTGAATGCCTCGGCTCTTATTGCCCTAGGTATTTTTGTGATAATTGAAGCGGTTGTGAGACTTTTTAGCGAGCCGCAGATCGAAGCCAAAACAATGCTTGCTATTAGCATTTTGGGACTTATTATAAATTTGATCGTAGCTATTTATATGCATAAAAGTAGCGATATAAAAGAGAATTTAAATATAAAAGGAGCTTATCTTCATGTCCTTGGTGATACGCTTGGTTCCGTTGGAGCGATTATTGCAGCACTAGTCATAATGAAATTTGGCCTTACGCAAGCTGATAGTATTGCAAGTATATTTGTTTCGATACTTATCATAAAAAGTGGCTTTGGCTTACTAAAAGATAGCTTTAATATCCTTATCGAAGCCGTGCCAGTCGATCTTAATACGGATGAAATTTTAGCTATCATAAAAGGCGTGGATGGCGTTAGACAGGTGCATGATCTACATATTTGGGCGATAAGTGCCGGTTCAAATGCACTCATAGCCCATGTGGTGGTGGATGACGCGCTAAGCGTGGACGAGATCTCAAAGATGATAAAGCAGATCGAACACGAGCTATCTCATGTTAGCATCGGCCATGTTACGCTTCAGTTTGAGAGCAAGGCCATTGGGCATAAAGATGAGCTCATCTGCGAGATAAAAGGCAAAGAAGAGCACGGACACTTTGGTCACAAGCATTAA
- a CDS encoding ABC transporter six-transmembrane domain-containing protein, with protein MQNNAFKTLKSIATEHNKKLILTFALVLAENGLFLAYPIFAGFAINAIMQGNTLNALVYALFVLIAWLVGAIRRRVDTQVFAGIYAKLAVNVIMNEKQNAKDDSAIIARVALSREFVNFFETHFPMFFTSVISIIGSAFMLIFVEPKVAVACFAVMIVFLIFLPRYVKKNDDPYLRLNDRLEKEAKVIGVFNKSTLDRHYDVVYKFRIAISNREAVSYFIIGISASVLFLVAIIVLSSQQTNAGHIYSVMTYIWNFVISLDDSPKLIEEFSNLKDIGKRIDAQKKDNNAQQERS; from the coding sequence TTGCAAAATAACGCCTTTAAAACGCTAAAGAGCATAGCGACCGAGCACAATAAAAAGCTTATACTGACCTTCGCTTTGGTGCTAGCCGAGAACGGACTTTTTCTAGCCTACCCGATATTTGCGGGCTTTGCGATCAACGCAATCATGCAAGGAAACACGTTAAATGCCCTTGTTTACGCACTTTTTGTGCTTATAGCGTGGCTTGTTGGAGCTATCAGACGCCGCGTGGATACGCAAGTCTTTGCAGGCATCTACGCAAAGCTCGCCGTAAACGTCATCATGAATGAAAAACAAAACGCCAAAGACGACTCCGCTATCATCGCTAGAGTGGCACTTTCACGTGAGTTTGTAAATTTCTTTGAGACGCACTTTCCGATGTTTTTTACCTCGGTTATTTCTATCATCGGCTCAGCGTTTATGCTCATCTTTGTCGAGCCAAAGGTCGCTGTGGCGTGCTTTGCTGTGATGATCGTTTTTCTTATATTTTTGCCAAGATATGTTAAGAAAAATGATGATCCTTATCTTCGTTTAAATGACCGATTAGAAAAAGAGGCGAAAGTTATAGGTGTTTTTAACAAAAGCACGCTAGATAGGCACTACGACGTCGTTTATAAATTTCGCATAGCGATCTCAAACAGGGAAGCGGTGAGCTATTTTATCATCGGTATTAGTGCTTCAGTACTCTTTTTAGTGGCGATAATAGTGCTAAGCTCACAGCAGACAAATGCCGGCCACATCTACTCCGTGATGACTTACATTTGGAATTTTGTCATCAGTCTTGACGACTCGCCAAAGCTCATCGAGGAGTTTTCAAATTTAAAAGATATCGGTAAGAGGATCGATGCCCAAAAAAAGGACAATAATGCACAACAAGAGCGTTCTTAG
- a CDS encoding cupin domain-containing protein: MKNYQVTKIANEPRIELKEALNLSGCEVSINELPANVSVPFVHSHKQNEELYIILEGDGELFIDGEVLKVSKGDALRIDPEGKRCFRAGKNGIKMICIQSKKGSLEQYTMSDGVIVTDIKPSWL; the protein is encoded by the coding sequence ATGAAAAATTATCAAGTTACAAAGATCGCTAACGAGCCAAGAATCGAGCTAAAAGAAGCTTTAAATTTAAGCGGCTGTGAAGTTTCTATAAACGAGCTTCCAGCAAATGTGAGCGTACCATTTGTCCACTCACACAAACAAAACGAGGAGCTTTATATTATCTTAGAAGGTGATGGTGAGCTTTTCATCGACGGTGAAGTGCTAAAAGTAAGCAAAGGTGACGCACTACGCATAGACCCAGAAGGTAAAAGGTGTTTTAGAGCTGGCAAAAACGGCATAAAAATGATCTGCATACAGAGCAAAAAAGGTAGCTTAGAGCAATACACTATGAGCGATGGTGTGATAGTCACAGACATCAAGCCAAGTTGGCTATAA
- a CDS encoding NAD(P)H-binding protein, with translation MGANGKSGVNLVNEAIKQGYDITAIVRNKEYKNSSVKVFYKDIFELTKANLAGLDAVISALGTFTDVTFPLYKKVAIHLTNLLSGSSKRLIIVGGTGTLLVDDKGTMAMDTPDFPHEYMGVARAAAESFFELKTKSDVL, from the coding sequence ATAGGCGCAAACGGCAAGAGCGGCGTAAATTTAGTAAATGAAGCCATAAAACAAGGTTACGACATTACAGCGATCGTTAGAAACAAAGAGTATAAAAATAGTAGTGTTAAGGTTTTTTATAAAGATATATTTGAGCTTACAAAGGCGAATCTGGCGGGCCTTGACGCCGTTATTAGCGCACTTGGCACTTTTACTGATGTGACCTTCCCTTTATATAAAAAGGTAGCAATCCATCTTACAAATTTACTAAGTGGTAGCAGTAAAAGGCTCATCATAGTTGGTGGCACCGGCACACTACTGGTGGATGACAAAGGTACGATGGCTATGGATACGCCTGACTTCCCACATGAATATATGGGAGTGGCAAGAGCAGCTGCGGAGTCGTTTTTCGAGCTAAAAACTAAATCGGACGTACTTTAG